Proteins encoded within one genomic window of Hahella chejuensis KCTC 2396:
- a CDS encoding YicC/YloC family endoribonuclease, with product MIRSMTAYARQESRGEWGVLTWEVRSVNHRYLEPMFRIPEVLREIEPALREAMRQYVQRGKLECQLKFQQESQATPSYQVNLGLANELNQAVNQINRILDNPAHINAFDFLNWPGVLVSEETDLEPVKEEAVSLFEQTLESLVKTREREGDRIRPMLEDRLTAITDIVGRVRQKMPIILERQNEALKSRFEELELAVDSARLEQELVIVSQKADVAEELDRLDAHVHEVREVLGKKEPMGRRLDFLMQELNREANTLSSKSLVTETTQFAVELKVLIEQMREQIQNVE from the coding sequence ATGATTCGTAGTATGACTGCTTACGCACGGCAGGAATCCAGAGGAGAATGGGGTGTGCTCACCTGGGAGGTGCGCTCGGTAAACCATCGTTATCTGGAGCCCATGTTTCGAATCCCTGAAGTCTTACGGGAAATTGAGCCCGCTTTGCGGGAGGCTATGCGCCAGTATGTGCAAAGGGGCAAACTGGAGTGTCAGCTTAAATTTCAGCAGGAATCGCAGGCGACGCCTTCCTATCAGGTGAATCTGGGGCTCGCCAACGAACTGAATCAGGCAGTCAATCAGATCAACCGTATTCTGGACAATCCTGCGCATATAAACGCTTTCGACTTTCTCAACTGGCCTGGCGTGCTGGTGTCTGAAGAAACGGATCTGGAGCCGGTGAAAGAAGAAGCCGTTAGCCTCTTCGAACAGACGCTGGAAAGCCTGGTGAAAACCCGTGAGCGAGAAGGCGATCGCATTCGTCCCATGTTGGAAGACAGATTGACGGCGATCACCGATATTGTCGGCCGCGTGCGCCAAAAAATGCCTATCATTCTGGAGCGTCAGAACGAAGCCCTGAAGTCCCGCTTCGAAGAGTTGGAGCTGGCGGTGGATAGCGCCCGTCTGGAACAGGAGCTGGTCATCGTTTCCCAGAAAGCCGACGTAGCGGAAGAACTTGATCGTCTCGACGCCCACGTTCACGAAGTCCGTGAAGTCCTCGGTAAAAAAGAGCCTATGGGCCGCCGCCTGGATTTCCTGATGCAGGAACTCAACCGCGAAGCCAACACTCTATCCTCAAAATCCCTGGTCACCGAGACCACTCAGTTCGCCGTAGAGTTGAAGGTGCTGATCGAGCAGATGCGGGAGCAGATTCAGAACGTCGAATAG
- the rph gene encoding ribonuclease PH: MRPSGRQPDQTRDIKITKNYTKHAEGSVLVEFGDTKVICTATVENGVPRFLRGEDQGWVTAEYGMLPRATGTRNQREAARGKQGGRTLEIQRLIGRSLRAAVDLKKMPDISITIDCDVIQADGGTRTASITGGFVAMADAINSLLAKGQLKNNPILHKVAAISVGVYEGVPVVDLDYDEDSKAETDMNVVMTDQDGFIEVQGTAEAAPFSSAELTAMLDLAGKGIRQLFVAQEEVLQS; this comes from the coding sequence ATGAGACCCAGCGGAAGACAGCCCGACCAGACTCGCGACATTAAGATCACCAAGAACTACACGAAACATGCGGAAGGCTCCGTGCTGGTCGAGTTCGGCGACACCAAAGTCATCTGCACCGCCACGGTAGAAAACGGCGTCCCCCGCTTTCTGCGTGGAGAAGACCAAGGTTGGGTGACGGCTGAGTACGGTATGCTGCCCCGCGCCACCGGCACCCGTAATCAAAGGGAAGCCGCCAGAGGCAAGCAGGGCGGTCGCACCCTGGAAATCCAACGACTGATCGGTCGTTCCCTGCGCGCAGCGGTGGATCTGAAGAAAATGCCGGACATTTCCATCACTATCGACTGCGACGTCATACAAGCTGACGGTGGCACCCGCACCGCCTCCATTACCGGTGGATTCGTCGCCATGGCGGACGCCATCAACAGTCTGCTCGCCAAAGGCCAGCTAAAAAACAATCCGATTCTGCACAAGGTCGCCGCCATTTCCGTAGGCGTGTACGAAGGCGTCCCCGTTGTGGATCTTGATTATGATGAAGATTCCAAGGCGGAAACGGACATGAATGTCGTCATGACGGATCAGGATGGATTTATTGAAGTGCAGGGAACTGCGGAAGCAGCGCCATTTTCAAGCGCGGAGCTGACGGCAATGCTGGATCTGGCAGGCAAGGGCATTCGCCAGTTGTTTGTAGCCCAAGAAGAAGTGCTACAAAGCTAA
- a CDS encoding exodeoxyribonuclease III, producing MRVVTISVNGLKRAVGEGFFEWMARQDADVVCVQDHRMRVYELDEDKYRPEGYEPYFLDAEKLEDGGVGIYTRQIPKAIMMGFSYAPADMNGAFIQADFDAVSIASLMVPCALMDDEKQQAKEEYLEAFGNHLQKTLRKRRQFIFCGNFQTAHLVTDANPRYHRLEVSGFLPQERAWFDQVFDEMQYVDAFRKINREKNQYTWWPESAEGWRKHSGWRVDYQIATQGLRSAIKRAWIDTETRFSDHAPLIVDYDVDF from the coding sequence ATGAGGGTAGTAACAATCAGCGTAAACGGACTGAAGCGCGCAGTCGGAGAGGGATTCTTCGAGTGGATGGCGCGCCAGGACGCTGACGTCGTTTGCGTGCAGGACCACAGGATGCGGGTTTATGAGTTGGACGAAGACAAATATCGTCCCGAAGGCTATGAGCCCTATTTTCTGGATGCGGAAAAGCTGGAGGACGGCGGGGTCGGCATTTATACCCGACAGATTCCCAAAGCCATCATGATGGGTTTTTCCTATGCTCCGGCGGATATGAACGGCGCTTTTATTCAGGCCGACTTTGACGCTGTCAGCATTGCTTCTTTGATGGTTCCCTGCGCATTGATGGACGACGAAAAACAACAGGCTAAAGAAGAGTATCTGGAAGCTTTCGGCAATCATCTGCAGAAAACGTTGCGTAAGCGTCGGCAGTTTATTTTCTGCGGTAATTTCCAGACTGCTCACTTGGTGACGGACGCCAATCCCCGCTATCACCGCTTGGAAGTGTCCGGTTTTCTGCCGCAGGAACGGGCCTGGTTTGATCAGGTGTTTGATGAAATGCAGTATGTAGACGCATTTCGCAAGATCAACCGGGAAAAGAACCAATACACGTGGTGGCCGGAATCAGCGGAAGGCTGGCGTAAGCATTCGGGCTGGCGAGTGGACTATCAGATCGCCACGCAAGGACTGCGCAGCGCTATCAAACGGGCCTGGATCGATACCGAAACCCGGTTCTCCGATCACGCGCCATTGATCGTCGATTACGACGTAGACTTCTAG
- the pyrE gene encoding orotate phosphoribosyltransferase, translated as MHDYQKAFIEFAIQREVLKFGQFTLKSGRSSPYFFNAGLFNTSTTLAQIGHFYAAALTSSPLQYDMLFGPAYKGIPLVSALAVTLANEKSMDVPYAFNRKEAKAHGEGGVIVGAPLKGKVLIVDDVITAGTAIREVISIIKANGAEPAGVLIALDRQERGQHQLSAIQEIEQNYQIPVTAIIQLDQILEFLKSDPHFSDNYKQVAEYRAVYGVQS; from the coding sequence ATGCACGACTATCAAAAAGCGTTTATTGAGTTCGCCATTCAGCGTGAAGTGCTGAAATTCGGCCAATTTACACTTAAATCCGGCCGCAGCAGCCCGTACTTTTTTAACGCCGGATTATTCAACACATCCACAACGTTAGCGCAAATCGGACACTTTTATGCGGCGGCCTTAACTTCCAGCCCGCTGCAATACGACATGCTGTTCGGGCCGGCTTACAAGGGCATTCCCCTGGTTTCCGCTCTCGCCGTTACGCTGGCCAACGAAAAAAGCATGGACGTTCCCTACGCCTTTAACCGCAAAGAAGCCAAAGCCCATGGCGAAGGCGGCGTCATCGTTGGCGCTCCGCTGAAAGGCAAGGTGCTTATCGTGGACGATGTAATTACTGCAGGCACAGCCATCCGTGAAGTCATCTCGATCATCAAGGCGAATGGCGCGGAACCCGCTGGCGTGCTCATCGCTCTTGACAGGCAAGAGCGCGGACAGCATCAGTTGTCGGCGATTCAAGAGATAGAGCAAAACTACCAGATTCCCGTCACAGCTATTATCCAGCTAGATCAAATTCTCGAGTTTCTTAAGTCTGACCCGCACTTTTCCGACAACTATAAGCAGGTTGCCGAGTATCGTGCCGTTTACGGCGTCCAAAGTTAA
- a CDS encoding sulfite exporter TauE/SafE family protein — MLFIISLIANGLSALAGGGSGLLQLPALLFLGLSFSVALATHKVASVALGVGASFRHLREKGLDWRFALFILAAGIPGVLLGAQVILGVDDNAAQMALGLLTTGLGVYSMRSPQLGLQESSKNRSALGYITGALGLFGIGGLNGSITSGTGLFVTLWLIVWFGLSYQGAVAYTLVLVGVFWNGAGALSLALQTEVRWDWLIPLILGALAGGYLGAHWSIAKGSAMVKRAFEVLTILVGFSLMFKAAGWLPDLRLVEVTN, encoded by the coding sequence ATGTTATTCATAATTTCATTAATTGCCAACGGACTATCCGCTTTGGCTGGTGGCGGCTCTGGTTTGCTGCAACTACCCGCGTTGTTATTTTTAGGCTTGAGTTTCTCGGTGGCTTTGGCTACTCATAAGGTGGCGAGTGTAGCGTTGGGTGTAGGCGCATCCTTTCGCCATTTGCGGGAGAAAGGCCTGGACTGGCGTTTTGCCTTATTCATTTTGGCGGCGGGTATCCCAGGCGTTTTATTGGGCGCTCAGGTTATTCTGGGCGTTGACGACAATGCGGCGCAAATGGCGTTGGGACTTTTGACAACAGGGTTGGGTGTTTATTCGATGCGTTCGCCCCAGTTGGGCTTGCAGGAAAGCAGCAAGAACCGCTCTGCATTGGGGTATATCACTGGCGCGCTGGGGCTGTTCGGTATTGGCGGATTGAATGGTTCTATTACGTCCGGGACAGGTTTGTTCGTCACATTGTGGCTGATTGTGTGGTTCGGGCTAAGCTATCAAGGGGCGGTGGCGTATACATTGGTTCTAGTCGGCGTTTTCTGGAATGGAGCGGGCGCTCTTTCCCTGGCGCTGCAGACGGAAGTGCGTTGGGACTGGCTTATTCCACTTATTTTGGGTGCGCTGGCTGGCGGGTATCTTGGCGCGCATTGGTCCATCGCCAAAGGCAGCGCAATGGTGAAGCGCGCGTTTGAAGTGCTGACGATACTGGTTGGGTTCAGTCTGATGTTCAAGGCAGCCGGGTGGCTGCCTGATTTGCGTTTAGTGGAAGTTACGAATTAA
- a CDS encoding MgtC/SapB family protein codes for MNSLIDAQYPLPHLAVALLLGLTIGIQRGWVNRNEEAGHRVAGVRTFALIALLGGLTTWLGEQMGEWVLAAGIIALSLVLIAAYVTSQRQRLDMSITSLIASMLTFFYGALCIMGEFSVAATMTVVTAILLDLKPELHGFLQKIRDEELDAGLKLLVMTVVMLPVLPNQGYGPWGAINPYEAWWMIVLISAISFVGYFAVKIGGPSKGVLITSLFAGLSSSTALTLHLSRVAKENQQHASLLASGILIACGTMFPRLLLVIYIVYPPLGYALAPPFAIMALCVYAAAFYFWRSHSGIKIEQPNLRQNPLEISSALFFGFLLLLIMLLSNALHEWLGASGVYALSAISGLSDVDAISLSLARLAREPEKITLLVASWGVFIAACSNNLVKAGLAWTIGNRQLGIKVAATLAASGASGLAILILSPF; via the coding sequence ATGAACAGTCTGATTGATGCGCAATATCCGCTCCCCCATCTAGCCGTAGCGCTGCTGCTGGGGCTGACCATCGGCATTCAGCGCGGCTGGGTCAACCGCAACGAGGAGGCCGGACATCGGGTTGCAGGGGTAAGAACTTTCGCTTTGATAGCGCTGTTGGGCGGATTGACCACCTGGCTGGGCGAGCAAATGGGAGAGTGGGTATTGGCGGCGGGCATCATCGCCCTCTCGCTGGTCCTTATCGCCGCCTATGTCACCAGCCAACGACAACGGCTGGACATGAGCATTACCAGCCTGATTGCATCAATGCTAACGTTTTTCTACGGAGCCTTATGCATCATGGGAGAGTTCTCCGTCGCCGCCACCATGACGGTAGTGACCGCCATCCTGCTCGACCTGAAGCCGGAGTTGCACGGTTTTCTGCAAAAGATACGAGATGAAGAACTGGACGCTGGACTCAAGTTGCTGGTGATGACCGTCGTCATGCTGCCCGTGCTGCCCAATCAAGGGTACGGTCCTTGGGGCGCCATCAACCCATATGAAGCCTGGTGGATGATTGTCTTAATCAGCGCGATTTCCTTTGTAGGCTATTTCGCAGTCAAGATAGGAGGCCCCTCCAAAGGAGTATTAATAACCAGCCTGTTTGCGGGCTTGAGCTCATCCACCGCGCTCACACTGCATTTGTCCCGGGTAGCCAAAGAAAATCAACAACATGCCTCGCTGCTCGCGTCAGGAATATTGATTGCCTGCGGCACGATGTTCCCACGGCTGCTACTGGTCATTTACATCGTATACCCACCCCTAGGCTACGCCCTTGCCCCTCCCTTCGCCATTATGGCCCTATGCGTGTACGCCGCTGCCTTCTATTTCTGGCGCAGCCATTCAGGAATAAAAATCGAGCAGCCCAACCTCAGACAAAACCCATTGGAAATATCCTCTGCTCTGTTCTTTGGCTTTCTATTGCTTCTCATCATGCTGCTCTCCAACGCCTTGCACGAATGGCTGGGCGCCAGCGGCGTCTACGCACTGAGCGCCATATCCGGTCTGAGCGACGTAGACGCTATCAGCCTGTCCCTAGCCCGTCTCGCCAGAGAGCCGGAAAAAATCACATTGCTGGTTGCGAGCTGGGGCGTTTTCATCGCCGCCTGCAGCAACAATCTGGTCAAAGCCGGCTTGGCTTGGACCATAGGGAATCGCCAGCTGGGTATTAAAGTCGCCGCCACTCTCGCCGCCTCTGGCGCGTCAGGGCTGGCGATTCTGATCTTAAGCCCATTTTGA
- the yegQ gene encoding tRNA 5-hydroxyuridine modification protein YegQ, with translation MNKPELLAPAGSLKHMHFAFAYGADAVYAGQPRYSLRVRENDFNLATLAEGIETARSQGKKFYVAANIAPHNSKVKTFLDDMAPVVEMRPDALIMSDPGLIMMVRDKWPDTPIHLSVQANAVNYAAVEFWRRQGLERVILSRELSLEEVAEIRERSPQMELEVFVHGALCIAYSGRCLLSGYINKRDPNQGTCTNACRWKYNAIPATQDDAGNITAQTWEPTQSQSGSPTLGDGGVTSEMFLLQEEGRPDQLMPAFEDEHGTYIMNSKDLRAVQHVERLCRIGVHSLKIEGRTKSHYYVARTTQAYRQAIDDAVAGAPFNMSLMDDLEKLAHRGYTEGFYRRHVHDEYQNYTNGASLSGKQQFVGEVLEYSLENGQALIDVKNKISIGDSVEIMTPGGNMNFIVKKMENKNGQNIAVAPGSGHRIRLALPENAPSRLDFSLLMRNL, from the coding sequence ATGAACAAACCTGAACTCCTGGCTCCAGCCGGCTCACTCAAACACATGCATTTTGCATTCGCCTACGGCGCCGATGCGGTTTATGCCGGCCAGCCTCGCTACAGCCTGAGAGTGCGGGAGAATGACTTCAATCTCGCCACGCTGGCCGAAGGAATCGAGACAGCCCGGTCGCAGGGCAAGAAGTTTTATGTCGCCGCCAACATCGCCCCTCACAACAGCAAAGTGAAAACCTTTCTGGACGATATGGCGCCTGTCGTGGAGATGCGACCAGATGCACTGATCATGTCCGACCCTGGATTAATTATGATGGTTCGCGACAAATGGCCCGACACCCCGATTCATCTCTCTGTACAGGCGAACGCCGTCAACTACGCCGCGGTCGAATTCTGGCGCCGACAAGGACTGGAGCGGGTGATACTGTCGCGGGAGTTGTCTTTGGAGGAAGTCGCGGAGATTAGAGAAAGATCGCCGCAGATGGAGCTGGAAGTCTTCGTACATGGCGCGCTATGTATTGCATACTCCGGACGCTGCCTGTTGTCCGGCTACATCAATAAACGCGACCCTAATCAAGGTACCTGTACAAATGCCTGTCGCTGGAAATACAACGCCATTCCGGCAACCCAGGATGACGCGGGGAATATCACTGCGCAGACTTGGGAGCCAACGCAATCTCAGTCTGGTAGTCCGACACTGGGCGATGGCGGGGTTACCTCAGAAATGTTTCTGTTGCAGGAAGAGGGTCGACCGGATCAGCTGATGCCCGCCTTTGAAGATGAGCATGGCACTTACATCATGAACTCCAAAGACCTTCGCGCCGTGCAGCATGTGGAGCGATTGTGTCGCATCGGCGTGCATTCTTTAAAAATCGAGGGGCGCACCAAATCTCATTACTACGTCGCCAGGACTACGCAAGCGTACCGCCAGGCTATTGATGACGCCGTCGCCGGCGCGCCATTTAACATGTCCCTGATGGACGATTTGGAGAAACTTGCGCATCGGGGCTACACAGAAGGCTTTTACCGTCGCCATGTGCATGACGAGTATCAGAATTACACAAATGGCGCATCGCTCTCCGGCAAACAACAATTCGTCGGCGAAGTATTGGAATACTCTCTGGAGAATGGCCAGGCCCTTATTGACGTAAAAAACAAAATATCCATTGGGGATTCCGTCGAAATTATGACGCCAGGCGGGAATATGAACTTTATTGTCAAAAAAATGGAAAATAAAAACGGACAAAATATTGCCGTCGCCCCAGGCTCCGGCCATCGCATTCGTCTGGCGTTACCGGAAAACGCACCGAGTCGTCTGGACTTTAGCTTACTGATGCGAAACCTCTAG
- a CDS encoding fibronectin type III domain-containing protein, whose protein sequence is MKIELLGSGALLRARKLIAFLFLGTVVATGSGCNLSDAISGDSPKSAAHNGETTEEDDSSSSNPSAGVQEPITPKTLSWNTPWTREDGSSLALSEIAAYEVAYRNISEGEDGRVMIEDVGVTTLSLSGFTSGKYGFKVRVIDYDGVASDYSQEVTATLNNG, encoded by the coding sequence ATGAAGATAGAATTGCTTGGCAGCGGAGCATTGCTTCGCGCCCGGAAGTTGATTGCATTTTTGTTTTTGGGAACCGTTGTTGCGACGGGTTCCGGTTGCAACCTGTCCGACGCGATAAGCGGGGACTCACCCAAAAGCGCCGCACATAACGGAGAAACTACGGAGGAAGACGATTCATCGTCATCCAATCCAAGCGCTGGGGTGCAAGAGCCGATTACGCCGAAAACTCTTTCCTGGAACACCCCCTGGACCCGTGAAGACGGTTCGTCACTCGCCCTGAGCGAAATTGCCGCGTACGAAGTGGCCTATCGCAATATTTCCGAAGGCGAAGATGGGCGCGTAATGATAGAGGATGTGGGCGTCACCACATTAAGCCTGTCAGGATTCACATCTGGCAAATATGGCTTTAAGGTAAGAGTGATTGATTATGATGGCGTAGCGAGTGACTACTCTCAGGAAGTCACCGCCACTCTCAACAACGGATAG
- a CDS encoding homoserine kinase: protein MAVFTRVSPEQLQTLLESYFDAPEVTEFQGIAAGIENTNYFVSVKSGGEETHWVLTIFEMVTAEELPVFIGLMQGLAQQGFPAPAPHPMLDGSSLAYIEGKPCVLVPRIAGGHLDTPTLDQCAIAGDLLGAMHLASQSAPGRRDVVRTVAWMQSHRDDLASHIKQDELALLSGEIEHFQQQADIWAQCPNGWIHGDLFVDNVMFDGDKVSGVIDFYHACHDCWLFDLAVACNDWCCDAEGRYDQEKLRAFVAAYDKKRPLTELEKKQWSDALRVGALRFWISRLISQYGKGYQHDAERGNTLKNPDEMKAKLLSAHKIAAL from the coding sequence ATGGCGGTTTTTACGAGAGTGTCTCCAGAGCAATTGCAGACGTTGCTTGAATCTTATTTCGATGCGCCTGAAGTGACGGAATTTCAAGGCATTGCGGCGGGGATAGAAAACACCAACTACTTTGTCAGTGTAAAAAGCGGTGGAGAAGAAACACACTGGGTGCTGACCATCTTTGAGATGGTGACCGCGGAAGAACTCCCTGTATTTATTGGTCTGATGCAGGGACTGGCGCAACAGGGTTTTCCTGCGCCGGCGCCGCATCCCATGCTGGATGGTTCGTCTTTGGCTTATATAGAGGGTAAGCCATGCGTACTCGTACCCAGAATTGCTGGCGGCCATCTGGATACTCCCACTCTTGATCAGTGCGCCATTGCCGGCGATTTACTAGGCGCTATGCACTTGGCCTCTCAGTCCGCGCCCGGTCGTCGTGACGTGGTGCGTACAGTGGCGTGGATGCAATCTCATCGGGATGATCTGGCTTCTCACATCAAGCAGGATGAACTGGCTTTATTGAGCGGCGAAATTGAGCATTTCCAGCAGCAGGCGGATATCTGGGCGCAATGTCCAAATGGCTGGATTCATGGCGACCTGTTTGTCGACAACGTCATGTTTGATGGCGACAAGGTGAGCGGTGTTATCGATTTTTATCATGCCTGCCACGATTGCTGGCTGTTTGATCTCGCCGTCGCTTGTAATGATTGGTGCTGCGATGCGGAAGGGCGTTATGATCAGGAGAAGTTGCGCGCCTTTGTTGCAGCCTACGACAAGAAGAGACCTCTGACAGAGCTTGAGAAAAAACAATGGAGCGATGCGCTGCGGGTCGGCGCGCTGCGATTCTGGATTTCCCGTCTGATAAGCCAATATGGCAAGGGCTATCAGCATGATGCCGAAAGAGGGAATACGCTGAAAAATCCAGATGAAATGAAGGCTAAATTACTTTCTGCGCATAAAATAGCCGCCTTGTAG
- a CDS encoding DUF2782 domain-containing protein translates to MSFWIRKALLALIILPLAAPTLAEDSTAEPEVQIRYGEKETHYEYRVNGELVQIKVVPKVGPEYYLVPSDTGEWVQSEKPRILVPSWKLLEW, encoded by the coding sequence ATGAGTTTTTGGATACGTAAAGCTTTGCTCGCGTTAATTATTCTTCCTTTGGCGGCGCCAACGCTGGCGGAAGATTCCACGGCGGAGCCGGAAGTGCAAATTCGTTATGGCGAAAAGGAAACTCATTACGAGTATCGAGTGAACGGCGAGCTGGTGCAGATCAAGGTCGTGCCCAAAGTCGGGCCGGAATATTATCTGGTGCCCTCCGATACGGGTGAATGGGTGCAGTCGGAAAAGCCGCGGATACTGGTTCCGAGTTGGAAGCTCCTGGAATGGTAA